The Neosynechococcus sphagnicola sy1 genome segment CATTTGTGCATCTGCTCTCGCACTTGGTCACGCAGGGTGTGGTTGAACTGCTCCCANAACCCTCGGCGTTGCCATTTGCGGTCGTAGGAATAAACGGTTGAACTCGGCGGATACTCCTTGGGTAGCATCTCCCATTGACAGCCGCTTTTCAATTGATAGTAGATGCCGTTACAAACGCCTCTCATGTCGGTTGTGCTGGGGACGTTCACCCGGTTTCCCAGGCGCAATCAGTGGGGCTAAAATTGCCCATTCTTTGTCACTTAGGTCACTGGAGTAGATGGGTTCGCTCATATCGCTGCTCTCAACTGGGTGTCAGCAGTTTATTCCCCTTCTCCGCTCTCCCCTCTCGCTTTAGATTTACTTTATAAACACGCTCTATGGCAGCAATCCCAAACACCTCAAGAAACACGCCAAGAACTTAAAGCGCAAGCAGCAAAAGCTATCCAGAAAAACCAAGGGTAGCAAGACTCGCCATAAAGCTAGGCAAATGGTTGTTAAAGTTCATGGAAAAATTGCTAGAGTCAGAGAAGATTTTCTCAACAAACTATTTCGCAAGCTAGTTAACGAAAACCAAGTTGTCGTGGTGGAAAATCTGGCAGTTAAGAACATGGTGAAGAATCACACCCTAGCCAAAGCTATCAGCGATGCTGGATGGGGTAAGTTCTGCACGATGCAAGTACAAAGCTGAGTTTGAGGGCAAGACCTATCTGGAAATAGACAGGTTTTTCCCCTCCTCCCACCTTTGCTCTAGCACACTGCTACCGATCCCAAAGATGGCTCTCTCTGTCCGCTCATTTGAATGCCCTCATTGCTATCAACGGCAAGACCGAGATGTGAGTGCGGCAGTCAATATCAGAAATGAAGGCTTGCGAATTTTGGCGTTCGGAATCATCGCTTCTGCCAATCGCGAGAGTATAAACCCAAAGGGTTCTGGACGTAAAAAATCCATGAACTCCGAGGTTGCTCCCGTTGAATTTGGAAGCCCGCGCTGTACTACTTAGCAGTCAGGGTCGGGTAATTCACAATCACTGCCCTAACAATAATTAACTCGAAACCCCACTGTTCGATTTTTATAAAATCAAAACCAGATAAGGCCAGATCATAACCTTCAACTCAGGCTTGACAAGCTAAGCCCGAACTTTCGATTCACTGGGGATTCGAGCTTGTGTTTTCTGTCTAAAGTTTAGTAGCGGCGAGAAGAACCGCCTTTGTCTCCCCAACTACCCCCTGAAGAACCTCTTTCTTCGCGGGGTCTGGCTTTATTCACCTTGAGGTCACGTCCCATCCACTCAGCACCATCTAATTTTTCAATGGCAGTGGCTTCTTCTGCTTCTGTCGCCATTTCAACAAAAGCAAACCCACGCAATCGACCCGTTTCGCGATCTGTCGGTAGCTGAACCCGCTTAACCGTCCCGTATTCTGCAAAAGTCTGAGTTAGATCATCCTGGGTCACATCGTAGGATAGATTGCCAACATAAATCGACATGAAGTATCTCCGGAATCAGATAAGTGTAGCGAGATAGATTCGGAGAAACGCTTTTAAAACGAATTACACAACCGAAAATAATCCTTACTTGTAAGCCTAACACAAGATTGAATAACATACGGTTGATTAATGATCAATCATCATTATTTCTATTGATAATCTCTGATAGAAATATCCTTAACTCTGACAAGCCTTTGCTAAATAAGGCTAAGGATTGGTAGTCATTTCTAGGCTCAAGCGATGTTTTTCATGAGCCCGATTGTAACTGTTCTATTTTAAGTGATTAAGTTGAAGGGATTGATTCTGACATCTAAAACTAGTTAATACCACTGAATATTTACCCTTATAGACATGCCCTATGTTTTCCACAATACCCTATATCCCATCAATGAACGGGTAGTTCTATGGAGATACTATATGAACATGCCTTCAATGGCTTCAACCAATTCATCCTCAAATTGGAGGCCACACGTTACTCATAAAAGCAAAGACTCAGGCAATAATACCTGAGTCTTTGGAAACCCGAACTTCAACGAAGGATCTCAAATTAATAGAACTGAGTAGTTGTTGAGTTCTCTCGTTTCACTAAGCTGTTAAGAAGCTTAGTAGTTACGGGAAAAGCTATCGCTACGACGTCCACCGCCACCAAAGGAGCTTCTTTCTTCACGAGGCTTCGCTTTATTAACCTTGAGGTCACGACCCATCCATTCTGCACCGTCTAGCGCTTCAATGGCAGCCGTTTCTTCAGCGTCTGCACTCATTTCCACAAATCCAAAACCACGAACGCGACCTGTTTCGCGATCGGTTGGAAGCTGAACTCGCTTTACTGAGCCATATTCTGCAAAGATAGAACTCAGATCAGCTTCCGTAACATCGTAGGATAGGTTACCAACATAAATTGACATAAATTGTCTCCAAAATCAAAGGATGTAGAGAGTTAGATTTCGGAGAGATGCCTACCAATACAAAACGTGAAAAACTCGTCAATACTAGAAACAAATTCTGCAACCGATTACTTAGTCTCGCTGGTTATCCTAACACATCTGCGCGGCAACCCGCAATTATCGCGAAAAACTTGGGTGTAACGTGGTACTCATCCCATTGAGAAGGCGGGCTTCAGCTAGGGTGACAAGCTTTTCCATTACCCGGTCACGATCTAGCGCTTTTGTCTCTGAGGAACCAGGGCGATCTCGATGGTTTTGTCTAACTTGTGTGTAGATCCTTACCCCTTAAAGACAATGGCTGGATCAACCCGTGTCACTCGTTGAATGGCAAATAGAGAAGCCCCCAGACACATCCCGATGGTAATGCCGAGAACCCCCACCGCCGAAATCGGGGTAATCAAAATCAAAATCCCCTGGGTAGATGAGGCCCAGACTGCCACTCCATAGCAGAGCACCATCCCTGGTAGATAACCCAGAATTGCCATCCAGAGCGCCTGTTCCCCAATGACAGCGTAGATCACCCAATTGGAAGCTCCCATCGCCTTCAAGGTGCCAAATTCTTTCAGATGTTCTGAGATTGAGGCATAGAGTATTTGCCCCACAACGACAACTCCAACAATCACTCCGACCACAGCCCCAAGCCCCAAGACAAAGCCAATGCCCGATCGCTCTTGCCAATAGGTCTGATTCAAATCGGCCATTTCTAAGCGGGTATAGGCGCGGGTACTGGGTAAGGCTTGATCTAGCCGCTGTTTCAGTAACGCTAAATCTTCCCCTGGTTTGGCCTGCACCAGCACAAAATTGATCTCATCAGTCGTCGCTAAGGCTCTAGGCTTGGGGGGAAATCCACCTTCTATCCTCTGGCAGTCGACTCGATTGGTAGCATAGCCACAGGGCAATTTAGGACTCAGAGGACTACTGCCATAGGCAACGGCACTGTCCAGTGAGGTGAATAGTAGATTTCCCAATACTAGGGACTTGGTACCACTGGTAATCCCGGTAATTCTGGCGGGGAGCGCTCCCACAATTCCGGCATCGCCGATTTCCTGGGCATCCAGCGCCGTCAAGCTAGCCTGATCGACAATCACTGTATAGGGAGTTGACAGAGAACTAACATGACCCTGGATCATGTCCCAGGGTGTAAAAAGTTGCCCCTCCGGTTGAAAGCCAACGACGGTGACAGAAGCCAGTCGGTCATCCGCATCGCGCCAGATCGAACCTTGGATGATCAGCGCTTCCGCACGGTTCACCCCCGCCACTGCTGCGGCCTGATTACGACGCTCTAGAAGCAATGGAATGCTCAAACCTAGATGCACCATATTCGCCGACGACACCCAAATGTCGGCCTTGGACTGATCAATGATTTGAGACGAAGATTCAGTGAAACCATTTTGAATCCCCGTTTGCAGGGTTACCAAGCTTACCGCAAACATAATTCCCGCCTGGGCAACCAGAAACCGGGGTAGATCTTCGAGTAGGTTTCTACGAGCGATGGAAGCCATAGTCATCAGGATGGATTCAACAGATAGTTTCTGACAGCACGGCCCAACGCTGCTGAAGGTCTTGGATGGTAAAAATCGTATCAAAGGATAAACCTGCTTTGGCATACAATGCCGCCCCCCCCTGCTGCCGATCCACCAGAGCCAGGATGTGATTGACACAGTAACCCGCTGCCTGGAGCCGTTCCACAGCTTGCAGGGCTGATTGGCCCGTGGTTACCACATCTTCCAACACCACCACAGGACTTTGGGGAGGCAGGAGTGGCCCTTCAATATATGCCTGAGTGCCATGCCCTTTCGCTTGCTTGCGCACAATCAGCGCGGTGATTTCACGTTGTTCATAGGCTGCAACCACACTCACCGCTGTCACCATGGGATCAGCTCCCAGGGTTAAACCAGCAACCGCTTGGGTCCCAGATGGCAGCATCGACAACAACAAGCGCCCCACAGCAACCGCTCCTTGGGGATGGAGCGTTACCTGTTTGCCATTGATATAGTAAGCACTCGGTTGGCCAGAAGAGAGGGTAAAATCGCCTTCCTGATAGGCTACTTGGCAGCATAAATCCAGGAGGTAAGGTCGCAGTTGCGACAACTCGACAGTCGCTGTAGAAAGCGCTATCGTTGCCTTTAGGTGGGTAGCATCAGTCATAGTAGACAGGACTTCAAAAGAGGTTGATTTAACATTGACGCTCGTACAAAAATGTTAGCAAGTCCCAAGAAGTTATCTGTGATTTTACTGGCGTACCTGGGTGAGCATTGACTGACAAGTGAGGAGCTAATGTCATGAGGATAGAAATGAAGGGATTGGTGGGCGTGGTGACGCTAGTCACAGTTTCGACCCTGTTGCCTGCGGTGGCTGAAGCAGGAGATCTGACGACTCGACTGTTGAACTCTACCACCATCACGGAAGCGTTTGACCGTGCTTATTTCAAGCATGACCGTGGTTTTTATCGCAATATTGATTTTGATCGGCAATTTGCCCTGTTATTTAACTTCTGGCCCCCTGAGAATGAGATTGCTTGGGACGCTAAGTTAGTCAACGCTGTTTACAACGATGTCCTCCGGCAGCAAGCAACGGGGGACTCATACCTGCGGACGCCGGATCTACCAACGCCCTATTGTGATTCCTTGCGCACGACTTACGCTCCCTGTCAGGCAGCTGCTCCCGTTGCAGTGCCGGAGCCAGCTGCTCCCGTGTATCAGCCAGCGCTCCCGCCTCCAATTCAGCGCCCCCCCGCACCTCCAGTGCCAGCGCTCTACTAATGTGCTGAGTTGAAGAACCATCGAGGGTGCAGGGGTCGAACCTGCCTGAGGCGAATTATGAGTTCGCTGCCTAAACCGCTCGGCCAACCCTCGTCTATGTCAACTGGTTCCTCATTTTAGCCTGAGATTTTCGTCAATGCACTTCTCATCAGAGCCAGTTATTCTAGGTTCTGATCAGAGGTGCATGACTTGGAAAGAGTAGAAGACTTCTGGGGTGCGCTGGCTGACAAACACCTCACCCAACTGAACTGAGGGCTGATGGCATCAATTATGAAAGTTCGTTCTTCCCTATTCCCGATCTTGCTAATCTTATCCCTGATGGCTGGGGTGGGTGTTTTGAGCGGCTGGGTTGCCTATGCTGTGGGGCGAGAGGCATTAAAAGGGGTCAATCAGCCTGAAATTTCAGCCACCAGTACAGCCCTGCCATTGGGTACGCAGAATCATCAGGGGGGGGTCTGTACCGCTGCTACGGGAAGCCGACATCTTAGCAAAGATGAAGGCTAGAATGCGGGGAGCTTCTAAGGAGGCTAAAGCTGTTGCCTCGAAGCCTGCAAAAGCGATCGTCAAGGATAGCAGCCCCAGCCCCTCGCCTACCGCGAACCTACCAGAGACTCAACAAGCAGAGAATACTGCCAGTCAGGTCGGCTTTCCCATCAAGACCCAGGATCAGGGTGTCACCCTAGAGGCGCGATCGCTGCGAGAAAGTGGGGGATTTCTGTTGCTGGCCGTGCAATTACAAAACCAGGGAAACCGCGCGGTACAGTTTCGCTACGATAACTTAAAGGTTGTGGATGAGCGGGGACGCATGCTGAGTGCCACAGTAGATGGCCTACCAGGACGGCTACCGGCGCAGAGTCGGGTGTTTGTCGGTACCGTGAAGGTTCCTCTGGCACTGGTGGATACTGCCGAGGAGCTATCGGTGATTTTGACTGATCAGCCCAACCAGCAATTGCAATTAGTCTTGACAAACATCCCAGTTCTCAAACAGCAGTAAGTGAGGCGATGGCGCACCCTATGTTTAGTGAAACAGAGCCGATGACCTTTGAGCAGGCGATCGCCCAAACCCAGGCATTGCTGGAGCAAGTTGCCACAGAGACCCTGGCAGAAACCGAACTCGAAGCCGCGATCGCTCAGTTGGTGCAGAGTGAAAATGGAGCCACGGGGTTTTTTTGTCACCTATCTCACCAGCGAGTCCACCTTCGCTGACCAAGCCGCGGCCGCTGTTCTCCAAGCCTTACAATCCGCTCCCCAAGTGGTGGCTGAACTCTTGGTCAAAAACTTAGCCATGTCCACGGCGATGGCAGTGCATCATCGCCGTCACCAGGATGAAGTCATGGCTCAGGGTTCAGACCGTGTGCGATCGCGCACCACCCAACTGCTCCAGCAACTCGATCTCCCCGTGGCTCGTACCCTCGCACAACAACTCCTAGAGACCATTGCCCAAGGAGAGGGCATCTATCAACCCTTTCTCCAGCGCTGGGGCTACGATTCAGCCCAACTTCAGGAGATTCAGCAAACTGTCCAACAGGTCTGCTCCTAGGTCAATGGCAAGGCTCTACTACCATGCCCTTCGCACCCAGGAAGGTCTGGCCCAGATTTTGATCTCACCCCAGGAGCAAGCTGCGGCGATCACCTGGGACACCCTCGAACTCCTGCCAGCTGCCCGACAGGTGGCCGATAGTGGGCAACCGGGACTGGAATGGCATCCCTCCTCCTTGGAATTTTCCCAAGCAGCGATCGCCCTGTTAGCCCATGCCACCAGTGGAGAGCGATCAGCCCGTCTCTACGCCCCCATCTTTCAAGCAACGGTGCTGTCTTCCCTGCCCGAGCAGGGCTGGACACTGCGCGCCGATCAGGTGCGACGGTGGGTAGCGCTTCAGCGCCGTTGGGAGGCGATCGCCCATCAAGCGACGCTGCTGGAGTCCGAGGAGAGATCCACCCCCCAGCAAGCAGGGCAGACTTAGCACTCGGAGTCTGAGAGTGCTAAATTTTAGTTGAAGAACTGAGAACGTACATCATGGCAAAAATCGTTGTATTCGACGAAGAGGCCCGTCGGTCGCTGGAGCGGGGTGTCAATGCCCTCGCGGATGCGGTTCGCATTACCCTGGGCCCCAAAGGACGCAACGTTGTCCTAGAGAAAAAATATGGAGTTCCCCAAATCGTCAATGATGGGGTGACCATTGCCAAAGAAATTGAGCTAGAAGATCCCTTAGAAAACACGGGGGCACAGCTGATCCGTGAAGTGGCCTCGAAAACTAAGGATCTGGCAGGGGATGGCACCACAACCGCAACGGTCTTGGCCCAGGCCATGATTCGGGAAGGGTTGAAAAACGTTGCCGCTGGCACCAATCCAGTCAGCCTGCGCCGCGGCATTGAAAAAACCATTGCCTTTTTAGCCGGGGAAATTAAATCCTTAGCCCAACCGGTCGTGGGTGCCGCGATCGCCCAAGTGGCAACGGTTTCTGCTGGCAACGATGAAGAGATCGGGGCGATGATTGCTGAAGCCATGGCCAAGGTGACCAAAGACGGCGTGATCACCGTTGAAGAATCCAAGTCTCTCTCCACCGAACTAGAAGTTGTCGAAGGGATGCAACTGGATCGCGGCTATATTTCCCCCTACTTTGTCACCGACCCAGAGCGGATGATTGCTGAATACGAGAATGTCCGCATTCTCCTCACCGACAAAAAAACTCAGCGTCATCCAAGACTTAATTCCAGTGCTCGAAAAAGTGGCGCGAGCCGGACAAGCCCTCCTGGTGATCTCAGAAGATCTAGAAGGGGAAGCCCTGGCCACCCTGGTGGTCAACCGGATGCGGGGCGTCCTGAATGTCGTGGCTGTGAAGGCTCCGGGATTTGGAGAGCGCCGGAAAGCCATGCTGCAAGACATCGCCGTCCTGACCAACGGTCAGGTCATTTCTGAGGAAGTGGGTCTGAGTTTAGATAAGGCCACGTTAGAAATGTTGGGAACGGCGCGGAAAATCACCATTACCAAGGACAGCACCACCATGGTGGCCGCCACCGATCAGAAAGCTGCCATTGAGAAACGGGTGATTCAAATTCGCCAGGAGTTGGAACGTACTGACTCGGATTATGACAAAGAGAAGCTGCAAGAGCGGATTGCCAAGCTAGCTGGGGGTGTCGCGGTGATTAAAGTCGGAGCCGCTACCGAAACCGAACTCAAAGACCGCAAGCTGCGCATTGAAGATGCCCTCAATGCCACCAAAGCAGCTGTGGAAGAAGGGATTGTTCCAGGGGGAGGCACCACCCTGTTGCACCTGACTGCCAAAGTCCAGGACTTTAAGAGCACCCTGAATGCCGAGGAACAGGTGGGTGCTGATATTGTCAGCCGCTCCTTGGAAGCGCCCCTGCATCAAATTGCAGACAATTCAGGGGTTGAAGGCTCGGTAATTGTGGAGAAGGTGCGCACCTTGCCCTTCAACCATGGCTACAATGCCCTCACCAATCAGTTTGAAGATCTGATCGCCTCAGGGATTATTGATCCTGCGAAGGTGGTACGCTCTGCCCTTCAAGATGCGGGTTCGATCGCAGCCATGGTTCTGACAACCGAAGTCCTTGTGGTCGAGAAGCCTGAGAAGAAACCCGCTGCTGGCGCACCTGACATGGGTGGTATGGGCGGCATGGGCGGCATGGGTGGTATGGGCGGTATGGGCGGCATGGGTGGTATGGGCGGCATGGGTATGATGTAGTCACAGTCACCTCAGTAAGTGAAACTGGATCAGGAGGGCGCTCTCAGCGCCCTTTTTTCATCGCGGCTCTCCTGACAGTTTTAGGGGATGCTTCAGAACCCTCCTACAATTTGGAACAGGTAGTACAACTCATCAATCGCCATCCGTGGGCAGCCCTGGACACCGTTATGACCAAAAGACTTCCCTTTTTTCCGTTTCGCCGGCATCATCGCAGTGCCATTGACGCGGCAATGCCCCGCCCCGGAGCGCCCCCAGCACTGGCAGCACCGGAGGAAGATGAACTCTATGAATTTGATTATTTCTACCATGAGCCGGGAGCCGTCCCAGGAACTCTGAGGATTGATGCCGATGCCCTACCGCCAACGATTGTGTTAATTGATTACTGCGAAACCAAGGCCAGTCGCTCTACGATTCATGAGCCGGAAGAGTGTATTCCCTACTTAGATAGTGCATCCGTGTCCTGGGTAGATGTCAAAGGGCTGGGGAGCGAAGAGACACTGCAACGACTCGGTCGGGTGTTTAGCCTCCATCCCCTAGTGCTGGAAGATGTGGTCAATGTCCCCCAACGTCCCAAGGTGGAAGAGTATCAAAACCAGATCTTGCTGATTGCCCGCATGGTCACCTTAAAGCCTTCGGGGGAGGGTTTTTGCAGTGAACAGGTGAGCCTGATTCTCGGCCCTCACTATTTACTCACCGTCCAAGAAGAGCCAGAATATGATGCCTTCGACCCAGTACGAGAGCGGATTCGCACCAATAAGGGCACCATTCGCACCCACCAGGTGGACTATCTTGCCTATGCCCTGCTGGACTCAATTATTGATGGATTTTTTCCCGTACTCGAAGTCTATGGTGAGCAGTTAGAAGCCCTAGAGGATGAGGTGGTAATGAACCCCAGTCGCAAAACTCTAGAGAAGATTTATCAGATGCGCCGGGAACTGTTGAGCTTACGCCGAGCCATCTGGCCTCAACGGGATGCCATCAACTCCCTGATCCGAGATGAGAATCCCTTGATCAGTGCAGAGGTGAGGGTGTATCTGCGGGATTGCTATGACCACGCGATCCAAGTCCTGGATATGGTGGAAACCTACCGAGAATTGGCCTCTAGTTTAATGGATGTCTACCTTTCCTCCGTCGGCAATAAAATGAATGAGATCATGAAGCTGCTGACTGTGATCTCCACAATTTTCATTCCCTTAACCTTCATCGCTGGAGTTTACGGCATGAATTTCAACCCGGATGCCTCACCTTTGAATATGCCAGAACTCAACTGGTACTGGGGATACCCGGTCTGCTGGACATTGATGCTGACCCTTGCCAGTAGTCTGGTGGGCTTTTTCTGGCGGCGGGGGTGGTTTGAGAATTTTTCTGCCAGCAAAAATGATTAAATTCAGTTTCCCGTAAAATGCTAGTCGGGGGCTACCCCCTCCAACAGTTCAGGGGTGAACCCGCTGTCTGGCTCTACTGCTCATAACTTGGAGAATTGTTGTGGATCTATCGCTCATTCCTGCCCAGCCTAAGCCGGGATTGATCAATGTTTTGATTGAAATTCCCGCTGGCAGTAAGAATAAGTATGAGTTTGATAAAGAAATGCAGGCGTTTGCCCTGGATCGGGTGCTCTATGCCTCGGTGAAGTATCCCTACGACTATGGCTTTATTCCCAACACCCTGGCGGATGATGGTGATCCCCTGGATGGCATGGTGATGATGGATCAACCGACCTTCCCTGGCTGTGTGATTACGGCTCGTCCCCTGGGAATGCTGGAAATGATCGACGGTGGCGATCGCGACGAAAAAATTCTCTGTGTTCCCGCGAAGGATCCTCGCTATGGGGATGTCAAATCCCTCGAAGATATTGCCCCCCACCGCCTCGACGAAATTGCTGAATTCTTCAGAACCTACAAAAACCTGGAGAAAAAGGTTACCGAAATTTTAGGCTGGCAGAATGTGGAACGGGTGATGCCACTGGTGGAGCAGTGCATCAAGGCGGGTCAGAAGTAGGACTCGTGGGTCTCTGAAGGATGGTGGCTGTCTCATAGGGGAGATTCCTAGCGGTTATGCAACGAACCCTGTTGTTAGCTAAAATTCATGGCTGCTTTCTCACGGATGCTAACCCTGATTATGTGGGCAGTATCAGTATTGATGCCATGCTGCTAGAAGCTGCTGGGATCATTCCCTATGAGCAGGTACAGGTGGTGAACGTCACCAATGGCGCCCGATTGATCACTTATGCGATTGCGGCGATCCCCCACTCCGGTGCCATTGAATTAAACGGGGCCGCTGCCCGTTTAGCAGTCAAGGGCGATCGCCTGATCATCATGACCTATGGTCAGCTCAGCCCAGAGGAAGTCAACGTTCATCACCCGAAAGTGGTGTTCGTGGATCAACAAAACAGTCTGGTTGCGGTTTATCACTATGATGAACTCCTGAGTCAAGCCTTGCTGCTCCGGTCTCCGACTGCAACCGATCGAGAAATCAGCCCCATCCCTTGACGCTAGCGGGTGATTTGTAGATAGTATTGGCAGGTATCTGACCGATCTTTCAGGGCTTAGCCACAGTCATCATGGCCCATCTTGCGACCCTTTCGCGCTCTGAATTAGCCCAAAGACGTCGGCAATTACGCCACCAGCGCCGCTTAAAACGGTTACAAGCGGGATGGCACATCCTGGCAGTGGCAGGGTTGGCTGGGAGTTTGGTTTGGGTCACGACCCTACCCATCTGGATCATTCATAATCCGGCTCAAGTCAAAATCGAGGGCAATCAACTGCTTTCCAGTCAGGCTATTCGCTCCCTCCTGCCCCTCCAATATCCCCAATCACTGCTGCGCCTCCAACCCCAGGCGATCGCCCAGACTCTGGAATCCCAAGCTCCAATTGCTAAAGTCACCGTGACTCGCCAACTGTGGCCGCCCGGACTCACGGTTCATGTCCAGGAACGGCATCCCGTGGCGGTGACCCAGGTCAGCTCGGCAACCACTAATCTCCCTGGTTCAGGAACCGGACTGCTGGATGCCCATGGCATGTGGATGCCCCTTGAGAGTTATCAGTCGCATCTTCCAACGGCAGAACTCCCCCAGCTTAAAGTTCTGGGATTGAGTAATCTCTATCGCTCCTATTGGCCTGACCTCTATCAAATCATTGCTCAGAGTCCTGTGAAGATCTGGATGGTAGATTGTCGAGATCCAGCAGATCTCGTTTTAGAGACAGAATTGGGTAGCGTCCACCTTGGTCCTTATAGCGCTAGATTCAGTGCTCAAATGCAAGCCCTAGACCAGATGCGCCAGTTACCAAACCGGATCAATACCAGCCGAATTGCTTACATCGACCTTAAAAATCCCAATGCTCCGGCGCTACAAATTGTCAAAACCGAAAATAAGATGAATGCTAATCTACGTTGATTCTTCGGCGGTTGATTTATTGTTCAGTGGCAAATAAATGACAGCGAACTTGGTTGGTTTTCTAAGCAATTTACCCTATAGTTGACTAAGTCATTAAGATCTGGGAATTTATCTGTACTTGTATTCTCTATCTTCAGTGATGCCTGATATAAAGTTAGATCCAGTTATAATGCAGCTTAAGAATAATCAGGAGTTATCCCAGGACGGCTCCCATTCAGAAAATTCTCCCCATTGGCCAACGGCAGTGAATGCTCAAAACCCCTTTGGTAATTCTGGATTAAATCTCGGTTCAACTCCTAATTCAAAAGGCGTACCTGGCGAAGAAATAAGGAGCGACAACATTGTGCCTGGTAGTATAGCCAAAATCAAAGTGATTGGGGTTGGCGGTGGAGGCGGGAATGCTGTTAACCGCATGGTGGCGAGTGATATTTCAGGGGTTGAGTTTTGGACCATTAATACCGATGCCCAAGCCCTAAGCCAGTCAACCGCCTTTAAGCGATTACAGATTGGTCAAAAACTAACCCGAGGGCTAGGAGCTGGAGGCAACCCAGCGATCGGACAAAAAGCAGCGGAAGAGTCACGGGACGACATTGCCATTGCCTTAGAAAATACTGATCTGGTGTTTATCACAGCAGGGATGGGGGGCGGAACGGGAACCGGAGCCGCCCCCATTGTTGCTGAAGTCGCGAAGGAGACGGGGGCGTTGACGGTAGGAGTGGTCACCCGACCGTTTTTGTTTGAGGGGCGTCGCCGCATCAGTCAGGCGGAAGAGGGCATCGCCGCCCTGCAAAGTCGAGTCGATACCCTCATTGTGATTCCCAACGATAAGCTCCTGGCGGTGATTTCAGAGCAAACGCCTGTCCAAGAAGCCTTTCGGGTAGCGGACGACATTCTCCGCCAAGGAGTCCAGGGGATCTCGGATATCATTACGATCCCAGGGCTTGTGAATGTGGATTTTGCAGATGTGCGTGCCGTGATGGCGGATGCTGGCTCAGCCTTGATGGGCATTGGCATTGGCTCTGGGAAGTCCCGAGCCAGGGAAGCAGCCTCGGCGGCCATTTCCTCCCCCCTGCTGGAATCTTCGATTGATGGTGCCAGAGGGGTTGTTTTTAATATCACCGGGGGGTAGCGATTTGACCTTGCATGAGGTCAATGCCGCCGCCGAAATTATCTATGAAGCGGTCGATCCCAATGCCAACATCATTTTTGGCGCCGTGATTGACGAACGTCTCCAGGGTGAGATCCGGATTACGGTGATTGCCACTGGTTTTTCGGGGGAGGTGCCTACAACCAGCAAGACCTCCAATGTCGGGGCCAAGCGATCGCAGATCCCTGCAACAACAGAAGATGCCCCGACAACC includes the following:
- a CDS encoding zinc ribbon domain-containing protein; translation: MLDGVSSARCKYKAEFEGKTYLEIDRFFPSSHLCSSTLLPIPKMALSVRSFECPHCYQRQDRDVSAAVNIRNEGLRILAFGIIASANRESINPKGSGRKKSMNSEVAPVEFGSPRCTT
- a CDS encoding inorganic diphosphatase codes for the protein MDLSLIPAQPKPGLINVLIEIPAGSKNKYEFDKEMQAFALDRVLYASVKYPYDYGFIPNTLADDGDPLDGMVMMDQPTFPGCVITARPLGMLEMIDGGDRDEKILCVPAKDPRYGDVKSLEDIAPHRLDEIAEFFRTYKNLEKKVTEILGWQNVERVMPLVEQCIKAGQK
- a CDS encoding transposase, translating into MNTLYGSNPKHLKKHAKNLKRKQQKLSRKTKGSKTRHKARQMVVKVHGKIARVREDFLNKLFRKLVNENQVVVVENLAVKNMVKNHTLAKAISDAGWGKFCTMQVQS
- a CDS encoding RNA recognition motif domain-containing protein; the encoded protein is MSIYVGNLSYDVTQDDLTQTFAEYGTVKRVQLPTDRETGRLRGFAFVEMATEAEEATAIEKLDGAEWMGRDLKVNKARPREERGSSGGSWGDKGGSSRRY
- the pyrE gene encoding orotate phosphoribosyltransferase, whose amino-acid sequence is MTDATHLKATIALSTATVELSQLRPYLLDLCCQVAYQEGDFTLSSGQPSAYYINGKQVTLHPQGAVAVGRLLLSMLPSGTQAVAGLTLGADPMVTAVSVVAAYEQREITALIVRKQAKGHGTQAYIEGPLLPPQSPVVVLEDVVTTGQSALQAVERLQAAGYCVNHILALVDRQQGGAALYAKAGLSFDTIFTIQDLQQRWAVLSETIC
- the corA gene encoding magnesium/cobalt transporter CorA translates to MTKRLPFFPFRRHHRSAIDAAMPRPGAPPALAAPEEDELYEFDYFYHEPGAVPGTLRIDADALPPTIVLIDYCETKASRSTIHEPEECIPYLDSASVSWVDVKGLGSEETLQRLGRVFSLHPLVLEDVVNVPQRPKVEEYQNQILLIARMVTLKPSGEGFCSEQVSLILGPHYLLTVQEEPEYDAFDPVRERIRTNKGTIRTHQVDYLAYALLDSIIDGFFPVLEVYGEQLEALEDEVVMNPSRKTLEKIYQMRRELLSLRRAIWPQRDAINSLIRDENPLISAEVRVYLRDCYDHAIQVLDMVETYRELASSLMDVYLSSVGNKMNEIMKLLTVISTIFIPLTFIAGVYGMNFNPDASPLNMPELNWYWGYPVCWTLMLTLASSLVGFFWRRGWFENFSASKND
- a CDS encoding RNA recognition motif domain-containing protein; amino-acid sequence: MSIYVGNLSYDVTEADLSSIFAEYGSVKRVQLPTDRETGRVRGFGFVEMSADAEETAAIEALDGAEWMGRDLKVNKAKPREERSSFGGGGRRSDSFSRNY
- a CDS encoding DUF6166 domain-containing protein, producing MARLYYHALRTQEGLAQILISPQEQAAAITWDTLELLPAARQVADSGQPGLEWHPSSLEFSQAAIALLAHATSGERSARLYAPIFQATVLSSLPEQGWTLRADQVRRWVALQRRWEAIAHQATLLESEERSTPQQAGQT
- a CDS encoding FtsX-like permease family protein; the protein is MTMASIARRNLLEDLPRFLVAQAGIMFAVSLVTLQTGIQNGFTESSSQIIDQSKADIWVSSANMVHLGLSIPLLLERRNQAAAVAGVNRAEALIIQGSIWRDADDRLASVTVVGFQPEGQLFTPWDMIQGHVSSLSTPYTVIVDQASLTALDAQEIGDAGIVGALPARITGITSGTKSLVLGNLLFTSLDSAVAYGSSPLSPKLPCGYATNRVDCQRIEGGFPPKPRALATTDEINFVLVQAKPGEDLALLKQRLDQALPSTRAYTRLEMADLNQTYWQERSGIGFVLGLGAVVGVIVGVVVVGQILYASISEHLKEFGTLKAMGASNWVIYAVIGEQALWMAILGYLPGMVLCYGVAVWASSTQGILILITPISAVGVLGITIGMCLGASLFAIQRVTRVDPAIVFKG